Within the Malassezia vespertilionis chromosome 3, complete sequence genome, the region AATAAAACGATTCGCTGATAAGTCATTAAGACAAGTCAATAAAGTCTTTTGATCCTTGTCTGTGTCCAATAATACTCTGTTATGTGACAAAGAGGAGACGTGCACAGTTGCTACTCTGGTCCCTGCATCCGCGATAAGCGCAACGTTTGTGAAATGATTGGGTGAATGCCAATCCGAAGACCCGCACTAAGCAACTGATGACTGTGATATGCGAGTTATCATGACAGATTAAGCGTGTGCAGACTGCGTTTTAAGGTACAATGCAATAAAGTAGCGTGCTAGGTCGGACCCGAGTGATAGTGTGTATGTAGAAAAAGGGTTTTAAAAGCCCCCTCACAAGCACGACAACAGCGCCGAATTTGCTACGTGTACCATGAAAAGGATTTTCATTATTTCCAACCCTGCAACTGGTCAACTCAACCCGGTTTTGCCGGTGGTAGAAGAGCTTGTTGCCCGCGGAAACCAGGTTGTGCTGTTATCCGCCACGAGCGCGTTTGGAAAAATACAAAaaatgcaagcgcggctcgaTATCGTTCCACAGGCAGAGCCCACTCCTTCAGAAAAGACATTGGCAAATCTGCCGCTTGTTTTTTACTGCTTAGGCGACGGTAAGAGCCTTGCCGATTACACGAGTGAGGCTTTCAAAGACCCCGAACGCTTCCACAGGGTGGGTAGATCGAAACCCGGCGAGATTTGGGGCTGGCTCCAAGCCTTTACGGAGCTGGTTCCACCAAGCTCAGAAGACTACAACGCACTTGTTTTTAGAATCCGTGATCTTATCGGAGAGCATAACCCTGACATGATCATCACCGACAACTTCAGTCCTTTTGCTGTCGACGGTGTGCGCctcagcaagcggcggtTTATTGCGACATCCCCCGGAGCTGCGTCCGCAGTTGCCAGTAATATTAGCATTTGGAAAACACCGATGCCGATGAGTGGAGCGCGCACCAACGCTTCGGGTCTCTTTACTATCATGGCCAACTTGTACTTTGCTGTTCTCTGGCTCAAATTTGCACTTTTTCATGCATGGCCTAAGGAGCGTCGGCGGTTTCGCCACGAAGTGCTGGGACTTGAACCGCTTGACATTATTTGCGACTCGGTCATGACGCCCACACCCGGTATGCTTCCCGCGCAAGTGGCTACGATTTCCTTTAATGTGGCGAACATGGACTTTTATCCCCCTTCTGCATACGACAAAAGCGTATATTTTGTTGGGCCTTCGTACAGCCGCAAAACTGATACACAGAGCATCACTGTACGCAAGAACAGCATGTGCACCAACACCCCTGTTTCTGCAAAGTGTAGTCCGTTTCTCTCGCCAAGCTCCGTTGCGTCGACGCCGACGGTTGCGGACCTCTCCTTGGAAAAGGAGATGTTGCAGTTGCACTCCCTCACAGATTCCGCAGACCCCATCAAGGCATGGCTGGACAAGGCTTACTGTGACAACAAACGTGTCTTGTACATCAATATGGGGAGCATTTTTTATTACACGCGCAAAGACCACGACAACATAGTCGAAGCCATGAAGCTTTTGCACGACAGGTTCCCCAGTGTGTTGGTCTTGTGGAAGATTCCAAATTTGCCGTACGACTCGCAACCTCTTCCATCGACTGATGAAGCGCAGCTCCCTTTATATATTCGACGCGAAGAATGGCTGCAAAGTGTCGAGACAGTCCTCGAGCACCCTGCGCTCGCTGTTTGCATGCACCATGGCGGAGGCAACTCTTATAATGAGGCGGTCTACTTCGGTGTGCCTCAATTTTGTGTCTCGCAGTGGGTCGATACACATGACATTGCGTCGTATATCCAGCACTCGGGCGTCGGTCTGTGGGCAGACAAATCGCCCATGTTTGACCCTGAGGATATGTGTGAGAAGCTGGTGAGACTTTTGGAAGACAAAGATGACGTATTCCGCAACGCAACCTTGTCTTGGCGACTCCGTGCCATGCAGGCTGGCGGTGCAAGTGCCGCTGCAAACATTGTTGAGGCTTACATGGACATGTACAGCGAACGCCGGAATGAGCCTGTGGCTTTGTAAAAGCTCAAAAATTGCGTTTATTTAAATAGCCTGTCCAAATCGCGCACCGTAGATGCATTATCCGCAATAACGAAGTATTTTACTGTATACCACTATATTCCCGAGACCTGCCATGGGTGCATTGACATTGATGAGATTTGCCCGATCCCCAGAAATCGGTCGTTTACACGCTAATATGCAACGCTGCGGTCAGCGGTGCGCCACAATTGTACATACATCACGTAACTGCACAAAGAATTCCACAGGGGAGCATATGTCAGTATCTCATTCGCA harbors:
- a CDS encoding uncharacterized protein (EggNog:ENOG503NU5R; CAZy:GT1; TransMembrane:2 (i164-181o201-220i)), yielding MKRIFIISNPATGQLNPVLPVVEELVARGNQVVLLSATSAFGKIQKMQARLDIVPQAEPTPSEKTLANLPLVFYCLGDGKSLADYTSEAFKDPERFHRVGRSKPGEIWGWLQAFTELVPPSSEDYNALVFRIRDLIGEHNPDMIITDNFSPFAVDGVRLSKRRFIATSPGAASAVASNISIWKTPMPMSGARTNASGLFTIMANLYFAVLWLKFALFHAWPKERRRFRHEVLGLEPLDIICDSVMTPTPGMLPAQVATISFNVANMDFYPPSAYDKSVYFVGPSYSRKTDTQSITVRKNSMCTNTPVSAKCSPFLSPSSVASTPTVADLSLEKEMLQLHSLTDSADPIKAWLDKAYCDNKRVLYINMGSIFYYTRKDHDNIVEAMKLLHDRFPSVLVLWKIPNLPYDSQPLPSTDEAQLPLYIRREEWLQSVETVLEHPALAVCMHHGGGNSYNEAVYFGVPQFCVSQWVDTHDIASYIQHSGVGLWADKSPMFDPEDMCEKLVRLLEDKDDVFRNATLSWRLRAMQAGGASAAANIVEAYMDMYSERRNEPVAL